The Synergistaceae bacterium DNA window GTTTTGACCAGCGACGAGGTGTCCTTCTCCACAGTTCTGACCGAGCCCCTGGGCAGCGCGGATTACGGAGAAAAGATCGCCGGGGCCTGGGCTTCCGCCCGCGGGCAGCTGCCGGGAGACCCCTCTCTGCTCATGACGATCATTCCCTACCTCAAGTATTTGAGCGGCTCCATCATGCTGGAATCCCTTGACGACGTCTGCGGAGGCATTCCCATTTGGGGCGGCGCGGCCACAAGCGTCGATGTGGGCGACACGCAGTGCTGCGTCGTCCGAAACGGCGTGGCCAGCCCGGCTGGACTGGCAATGCTGCTGCTGCAGGGTTCGGTGAACCCGGAGTTTGTCTTCACCGCAATCCCCAGGCAAAAAATCCGGGAAAGCGTGGGGGTTATCACCGAGTCCGACGGCTGTCTTCTGAAAAAAATCAACAATCAGCCCGCTTGGAAGTATCTGGAGAACATAGGAATCAATCTCGTGAAACAATCCAGCACCTCGATGCCCTTCATGGTGTACTACGAGGGTAATGCCGAACCGGTGTCCCTGGGGGTGTACACCATCAACGAGGACGGCAGTCTTCTGTGCGGCGGACCTATGCCGGAGGGCGCCCGCATCACCACCGGGGAAATCACCGTCGAGGGCATCATCTCCACCGGTGAGGAAAGCGTTCGCCGGATACTGCAAAGCAACAGACACGGAGGCGCCTTTCTGTTCCCCTGCGTCACCCGTTACGTGATGCTGGCGCCAAATCAGGGCGACGAAATGAAGCTCGTCGCGAAGATGACAGGCGGCAGCGGCGAAAACAAAGTCCCTCATCTTATGAGCTACTGCGGCGGAGAAATCTGCCCTGTGCGGGACGAAAACGGGAAGCTGCACAACCGGATGCATAACTACAGCTTCTCCGCCTGCGTTTTTTAATCCTTATTACGTCTTTGAATCCCGTTTGAATCATAATGGAAACTACGGAGCAGAAGGGCAAAACCACCCCTTTACAGGACCTCCAGAACGAGGACCCTCAGGCGATTATGGAACTTCAGCGGCAGCGGATCGCCGAACTGGAGAAAAACGCCAGAAAAAGCGCCCGCGAAATTAACCGTTTGCAACAGGCGGTGGAGCAGGAAAAAATATACGCCAACGCCAAGGCCAATCAGGTGGCCGCCCGCACACTGGCGCAGCGCGAGCGGGACAGGTTTTTGATGCTGCTCCTGAGCAACAGCCCCAACGTCATTCTGTTTTTCGACAAAACGAAACGCGTCGCCTTTTTCAGCGATTCCTTCCTGAAATCTTTCGACATTTCCGACGTGCTGCAGGTCAGCGGGAACCAGGCGGAGGACGTTTTCAGGCTTTTCTGTCCAGAGGAAATCATCAGGATTCTTTCCGAGGCCCTGAATGAGGCAATGATGTTCAACAAATCCCTTTCCCGCTCCGGAGAACTGGACAGCGGTGGAACGAAGCACAATTTTCTCTTTTATCTGACCCCCATGACCAACCCCGACGGAGAAAACGAGGGCGCCATGCTCCTGCTGAACGACGTCACCGAGCTGGAACACGCCCGCGAAGAGGCGGAACACGCCACCATGGCAAAATCTCAGTTTTTATCGAACATGAGTCACGAGTTTCGCACGTCCCTGAACGCCATCATCGGCCTGACGGATATTCTGCTGGAGCAAAATCTGAAGGACTCCGTCCAGCTGGAACTGGAAAAGATTTACGCTTCCGCCATGAACCTGTTGGATTTGGTGAACGATATTCTGGACATTTCAAAGATTGAGGCGGGGGGATTCCAGTTTGTCCCGATGGAGTACAAAATTCTGGACGTTCTGAACGACGCCATTCAGTTCAACATCGTGCGCATCGGGTCCAAAAGGATCGTTTTTCGCCTGGAGGCGGATAATTCCCTGCCCTCCGTTTTCTGGGGCGATGAGATACGCATCGTTCAGGTTTTGAACAATCTGCTTTCCAACGCGTTCAAGTACACTCAGGAGGGTTTTGTCACGCTTTCCGTCTCCTGGGAGAAAATTTCGGAGGAAAAAAATCCGGAAGGGAAAAATCCGGAAAATGCGCTGCTCATTTTCGCCGTGAGCGACACGGGCATCGGGATAAAAAAGAGGGACCTGGGCAAACTTTTTACGGAGTACGGCCAGCTGGACGCGCGAGCCAACCGCAAAATCGAGGGAACCGGCCTGGGGCTCTCCATCACGAAGAACCTCGTTTCGCTCATGGGAGGAACCATTCAGGTCGAAAGCGAATATGGAAAAGGAAGTCTTTTCACCGCCACGCTGAAGCAGAAGATTGTGGATGAAACCCCGATTGACGCCAATACCCTGGAGAAGCTCAAACATCTGCAATACGTGGGAAATCGGCGGACCGAAAGCCGGCAGTTCATGCGAAGCCGCCTCCGGAAGGGCCATGTGCTGGTGGTGGACGACATCTCCACGAACCTGGACGTCATGAGGGGACTTTTGCAGCCTTACGACCTGCAGGTGGACTGCGTTTCCAGCGGACGGGAGGCTATTGAGGCGATTCGACGGGAGGCCCCCCGTTACGATCTGGTGTTTATGGACCACATGATGCCGGAAATGGACGGCCTCGAAACAACTCGAATCATCCGCATGGAGTCCAATTCGGAATATGCGAAGAACGTCCCCGTCATCATGCTGACGGCCAACGCTCTGAAGGGAAACAGGGAAAAATTTCTGGGCTTCGGTTTCAACGGCTACATCTCAAAACCCATCGATATCGTCCAGCTTGACGCATGTCTCGCGCAATGGATCGGGGTCACGCCCCAGTACGGGGAAATGCCCGTCCGGAGGGAAACGAAGGAACCCGGCCTTCCCAGAGATGTGCGGGTGGAGGGCGTCGACCTGGAAGCCGGAGTTCATCGCTTCGGCAGCGAAAAGATCTACCTGGACGTTCTGCGAACTTACGTGGAGGAGATGCCCCGATTGCTGGAGCGGCTGCGGAACGCGGATTCCACCCGCCTGGCCGATTACGGACTGACGGTACACGGGCTGAAGGGAAGCAGCGCCGGAATTTGCGCCAACGCTCTGGCCCTCACCGCGGAAAATCTGGAATACGCCGCTAAAAACGGGGATTTGACCGCCGTCCTGAAGGGCAACGGAAAACTTCTGGCCGACGCCGACGCCCTGATCGAAAAACTGAAAATCCTTTTGTCCCGAACCTCCGCGGACAAAAACGCTAAAGGAGAAGGAAAACCGCGAGCCCCGAAACCCGATCGGGCCCTGCTGGAAGAGATGAAAAAAGCCGCCGAAAACTTCCATACCAGCGAGCTGATACAGCTCATGAAAAAGTTGGAAAATTACGAATACGATTCCGAAGGAGACCGGATAGCGCGGCTGCGAGAAGCGATGACGGGGCTGGAATATGAGAACATCATAAACCATCTGACGACCTGGCTGAAAGAAACGGAATAAGGCCCTCAAAAAACGGTATACTTAACCCTGTAAAATTTTTTCAGGGGGTTTGCTGCCGGTGATGCGAATCGTTCCGTACTACAGGATGTCCGATCTGGACGTCGCTCTGAGAGAGGCGCTGAGAGAGGAAACGCGGTTTATCGTGCCTTCCCGTCGGGATCGGGACTGGTGGAGGACGCGAACGGCGTCGAAGGAATTCGGGCTGAGCGAGGAACGAAGGGGAATTCTCTGGAACTGGGGAGA harbors:
- a CDS encoding response regulator; the protein is METTEQKGKTTPLQDLQNEDPQAIMELQRQRIAELEKNARKSAREINRLQQAVEQEKIYANAKANQVAARTLAQRERDRFLMLLLSNSPNVILFFDKTKRVAFFSDSFLKSFDISDVLQVSGNQAEDVFRLFCPEEIIRILSEALNEAMMFNKSLSRSGELDSGGTKHNFLFYLTPMTNPDGENEGAMLLLNDVTELEHAREEAEHATMAKSQFLSNMSHEFRTSLNAIIGLTDILLEQNLKDSVQLELEKIYASAMNLLDLVNDILDISKIEAGGFQFVPMEYKILDVLNDAIQFNIVRIGSKRIVFRLEADNSLPSVFWGDEIRIVQVLNNLLSNAFKYTQEGFVTLSVSWEKISEEKNPEGKNPENALLIFAVSDTGIGIKKRDLGKLFTEYGQLDARANRKIEGTGLGLSITKNLVSLMGGTIQVESEYGKGSLFTATLKQKIVDETPIDANTLEKLKHLQYVGNRRTESRQFMRSRLRKGHVLVVDDISTNLDVMRGLLQPYDLQVDCVSSGREAIEAIRREAPRYDLVFMDHMMPEMDGLETTRIIRMESNSEYAKNVPVIMLTANALKGNREKFLGFGFNGYISKPIDIVQLDACLAQWIGVTPQYGEMPVRRETKEPGLPRDVRVEGVDLEAGVHRFGSEKIYLDVLRTYVEEMPRLLERLRNADSTRLADYGLTVHGLKGSSAGICANALALTAENLEYAAKNGDLTAVLKGNGKLLADADALIEKLKILLSRTSADKNAKGEGKPRAPKPDRALLEEMKKAAENFHTSELIQLMKKLENYEYDSEGDRIARLREAMTGLEYENIINHLTTWLKETE
- a CDS encoding FIST C-terminal domain-containing protein, yielding MIQMTTAYTTEIDEPEKGIDEILEQLNLKSLKKHSAGVLACHFDFIDEGFVAELSKRLPFDFIGMTTIANATAQGHSMYGLSMAVLTSDEVSFSTVLTEPLGSADYGEKIAGAWASARGQLPGDPSLLMTIIPYLKYLSGSIMLESLDDVCGGIPIWGGAATSVDVGDTQCCVVRNGVASPAGLAMLLLQGSVNPEFVFTAIPRQKIRESVGVITESDGCLLKKINNQPAWKYLENIGINLVKQSSTSMPFMVYYEGNAEPVSLGVYTINEDGSLLCGGPMPEGARITTGEITVEGIISTGEESVRRILQSNRHGGAFLFPCVTRYVMLAPNQGDEMKLVAKMTGGSGENKVPHLMSYCGGEICPVRDENGKLHNRMHNYSFSACVF